In the Flagellimonas sp. MMG031 genome, one interval contains:
- the rplQ gene encoding 50S ribosomal protein L17, whose product MRHGKKFNHLGRTAAHRKAMLANMGCSLIEHKRINTTVAKAKALKQFIEPLITKAKTENNQTTEKGTHNRRVVFSNLRSKEAVTELFSTVAEKVGDRPGGYTRIIKLGNRLGDNADMAMIELVDFNELYNAGKPKKKSTRRSRRGGGAKKAEAPAPAAETKTDDSEE is encoded by the coding sequence ATGAGACACGGAAAGAAGTTTAATCACTTAGGAAGAACAGCTGCCCACAGAAAGGCAATGTTGGCCAATATGGGATGTTCCCTAATTGAGCATAAAAGAATCAACACCACGGTTGCAAAGGCCAAGGCGTTAAAACAGTTCATAGAGCCCTTGATCACCAAGGCAAAGACCGAGAACAACCAGACTACCGAGAAGGGTACGCACAACAGAAGGGTTGTTTTTAGTAACTTGCGAAGCAAAGAGGCCGTAACGGAATTGTTCAGCACTGTTGCCGAAAAAGTCGGGGACAGACCGGGAGGTTACACAAGAATCATTAAATTGGGTAACCGTTTGGGAGATAACGCTGATATGGCGATGATCGAGTTGGTAGATTTCAACGAGCTTTACAACGCAGGTAAGCCCAAGAAAAAATCCACCAGAAGAAGCAGAAGAGGCGGAGGAGCCAAAAAAGCGGAAGCTCCGGCACCAGCGGCTGAAACCAAAACTGACGATTCTGAAGAATAA
- a CDS encoding DNA-directed RNA polymerase subunit alpha: MALLNFQKPDKVIMIDSTDFEGKFEFRPLEPGYGLTVGNALRRVLLSSLEGFAITSVRIDGVEHEFSVISGVVEDVTEIILNLKQVRFKRQIDDVESETVSISVSGKEQMTAGDFQKFISGYQVLNPDLVICNMDPKVNINMEIVIEKGRGYVPAEENKKSNAPLGSIAVDSVYTPVKNVKYSIENYRVEQKTDYEKLVFEIITDGSIHPKDALTEAAKVLIHHFMLFSDERITLEADEIAQTETYDEESLHMRQLLKTKLVDMDLSVRALNCLKAAEVDTLGDLVSFNKNDLMKFRNFGKKSLTELEELVINKGLQFGMDLSKYKLDKD; the protein is encoded by the coding sequence ATGGCATTACTTAATTTTCAGAAGCCCGATAAAGTTATAATGATCGATTCAACAGATTTCGAAGGGAAATTTGAATTCCGCCCTTTGGAGCCTGGTTATGGATTAACAGTTGGGAATGCGCTGAGAAGGGTTTTGCTTTCCTCCTTGGAAGGTTTTGCCATCACTTCTGTGCGCATAGATGGAGTTGAACATGAATTTTCAGTGATATCTGGCGTTGTAGAAGACGTAACAGAAATCATTTTGAACCTTAAACAAGTAAGGTTTAAAAGACAAATTGATGATGTTGAAAGCGAGACTGTATCAATTTCCGTTAGCGGAAAAGAACAAATGACCGCTGGTGATTTCCAGAAGTTCATTTCGGGATACCAAGTGTTGAACCCAGATTTGGTAATCTGCAACATGGACCCCAAGGTGAACATCAACATGGAAATCGTTATCGAAAAAGGTCGTGGCTATGTTCCAGCGGAAGAAAACAAGAAATCCAATGCACCTTTGGGCAGCATTGCTGTAGATTCTGTTTACACTCCCGTTAAGAACGTAAAGTACAGCATCGAAAACTACAGGGTGGAGCAAAAGACCGACTACGAAAAATTGGTCTTCGAAATCATCACCGATGGTTCCATTCATCCAAAGGATGCCTTGACAGAGGCCGCCAAAGTTTTGATTCACCACTTTATGTTGTTCTCCGATGAGCGTATCACCCTTGAGGCTGATGAAATCGCTCAAACAGAGACCTACGATGAGGAATCCTTGCACATGCGTCAGTTGTTGAAGACCAAATTGGTGGATATGGACTTGTCCGTAAGGGCACTGAACTGTTTGAAAGCCGCCGAAGTGGATACTTTGGGAGATTTGGTTTCCTTCAACAAAAACGATTTGATGAAGTTCAGGAACTTCGGTAAAAAATCATTGACCGAGTTGGAAGAATTGGTCATCAACAAAGGCCTACAATTTGGTATGGACCTTTCCAAATACAAATTAGATAAAGATTAA
- the rpsD gene encoding 30S ribosomal protein S4 yields the protein MARYTGPKTKIARKFGEAIFGDDKSFEKKNYPPGQHGNNRRRGKKSEYAIQLMEKQKAKYTYGILEKQFRNLFAEAKRKEGVTGEVLLQLCESRLDNVVFRMGISPSRRGARQLVSHRHITVNGEVVNIPSYSLRAGDVVGVREKSKSVQAIVDSLANNSSVYEWITWNSEKKEGTFVAVPERLQIPENIKEQLIVELYSK from the coding sequence ATGGCAAGATACACAGGACCAAAAACAAAAATCGCTAGAAAATTTGGAGAAGCGATTTTCGGAGACGACAAGTCATTCGAAAAGAAAAATTACCCTCCAGGACAACACGGTAACAACAGACGCCGTGGTAAAAAATCGGAATACGCTATCCAGTTGATGGAGAAGCAAAAAGCAAAATACACCTATGGTATTTTGGAAAAGCAATTCCGTAACCTTTTCGCAGAAGCAAAGAGAAAAGAAGGTGTAACCGGTGAGGTTTTGCTTCAATTGTGCGAATCCCGTTTGGACAACGTAGTATTTAGAATGGGAATTTCCCCATCCCGAAGAGGAGCGCGCCAATTGGTATCGCATCGTCACATTACCGTAAACGGAGAGGTAGTTAACATTCCTTCCTACTCCCTTAGGGCCGGCGATGTTGTTGGCGTTAGGGAAAAATCAAAATCCGTACAAGCCATTGTAGATTCTTTAGCTAACAACAGCAGTGTTTACGAATGGATTACATGGAACTCTGAAAAGAAAGAAGGTACTTTTGTTGCCGTTCCAGAAAGACTTCAGATCCCTGAGAATATCAAGGAGCAGCTGATCGTCGAATTATACTCTAAATAA
- the rpsK gene encoding 30S ribosomal protein S11 has product MAKASKTTTKKRKVVVDATGEAHVVASFNNIIISLTNKKGDVISWSSAGKMGFRGSKKNTPYAAQVAAEDCAKVAHEAGLRKVKVYVKGPGNGRESAIRSIHNSGIEVTEIIDVTPLPHNGCRPPKRRRV; this is encoded by the coding sequence ATGGCAAAAGCAAGTAAAACTACAACCAAGAAGCGCAAAGTAGTAGTAGATGCTACCGGAGAGGCGCATGTAGTTGCATCTTTCAACAACATCATTATCTCCCTTACCAATAAGAAGGGTGATGTAATTTCATGGTCTTCCGCTGGAAAAATGGGATTCCGAGGCTCTAAAAAGAACACTCCCTACGCTGCCCAGGTAGCTGCAGAGGATTGTGCCAAAGTTGCTCACGAAGCAGGACTGAGAAAAGTAAAGGTGTACGTTAAAGGACCAGGTAACGGTAGGGAATCCGCAATCCGTTCCATCCACAACTCAGGAATCGAGGTAACAGAGATCATCGATGTGACCCCACTTCCACACAACGGTTGTAGACCACCAAAACGAAGAAGAGTTTAA
- the rpsM gene encoding 30S ribosomal protein S13, whose product MARIAGVDIPKQKRGVIALTYIFGIGKSRAQEILAAAQVSEDTKVSDWTDDEIGKIREAVGAYTIEGELRSETSMNIKRLMDIGCYRGIRHRSGLPLRGQRTKNNSRTRKGKRKTVANKKKATK is encoded by the coding sequence ATGGCAAGAATTGCAGGGGTAGATATACCTAAACAAAAGCGTGGCGTTATTGCGCTGACCTACATCTTCGGAATAGGAAAAAGCAGGGCGCAAGAAATTTTGGCAGCAGCCCAAGTAAGCGAAGATACCAAGGTTTCTGACTGGACCGATGATGAAATCGGAAAGATCAGGGAAGCCGTTGGAGCTTACACGATTGAAGGGGAGCTTCGCTCAGAAACCTCAATGAACATCAAGCGATTGATGGATATCGGTTGTTACCGTGGAATTCGCCACAGATCTGGATTGCCGTTAAGAGGTCAGCGTACCAAGAATAACTCTAGGACCAGAAAAGGAAAAAGAAAAACAGTTGCCAACAAGAAAAAAGCAACTAAATAA
- the ykgO gene encoding type B 50S ribosomal protein L36 gives MKVRASIKKRSADCKIVRRKGRLYVINKKNPRFKQRQG, from the coding sequence ATGAAAGTAAGAGCATCAATAAAGAAGAGAAGTGCCGACTGCAAGATTGTTCGCAGAAAGGGCAGATTGTATGTAATCAACAAAAAGAATCCTAGATTTAAACAAAGACAAGGGTAA
- the infA gene encoding translation initiation factor IF-1 has translation MAKQPAIEQDGTIIEALSNAMFRVELENGHVVTAHISGKMRMHYIKLLPGDKVKLEMSPYDLTKARITYRY, from the coding sequence ATGGCAAAGCAGCCAGCAATAGAACAAGACGGGACTATTATTGAAGCATTGTCCAATGCAATGTTCAGGGTAGAATTGGAAAACGGACACGTGGTAACAGCACACATCTCCGGAAAAATGAGAATGCACTACATAAAGTTGCTTCCAGGAGACAAAGTGAAGTTGGAAATGAGTCCATACGATTTAACAAAAGCAAGAATTACGTATAGATACTAG
- the secY gene encoding preprotein translocase subunit SecY gives MKKFIETISNIWKIDELRQRIIVTLGLLLVYRFGAQVVLPGIDTAQLAELSSNTENGILGILNAFTGGAFANASVFALGIMPYISASIVVQLMGIAIPYLQKLQKEGESGRKTINQITRWLTIGICIVQAPAYLYGLGALGVPDSAFVLGKGLDFIVPAVIILVTGCVFAMWLGEKITDKGIGNGISLLIMVGIIATLPQAFTQEFVSRTTNNTGGIMFMLIEVIIWFLVILASVYLTMAVRQIPVQYARRTASGGYEKNVMGARQYIPLKLNASGVMPIIFAQAIMFAPSLIGRTFNDTAAGQWMEVQFADIFGLAYNILFAVLIIIFTYFYTAITVPTNKMADDLKRSGGFIPGIRPGKETGNYLDKIMSLITLPGSIFLALLAVLPAVVVKLMDVQAGWALFYGGTSLLIMVGVAIDTVQQVNSYLLNRHYDGLMKTGKNRKVA, from the coding sequence ATGAAGAAATTTATTGAGACCATATCAAATATCTGGAAGATTGATGAACTGAGACAACGTATCATCGTAACCTTGGGGCTGTTGTTGGTATACCGATTCGGTGCCCAAGTAGTCCTTCCCGGTATTGATACCGCCCAGTTGGCGGAATTATCCTCGAACACTGAAAATGGTATCTTGGGTATTCTGAATGCTTTTACAGGGGGAGCCTTTGCAAATGCTTCGGTATTCGCTTTGGGTATTATGCCCTACATCTCCGCCTCCATTGTGGTGCAGTTGATGGGAATTGCGATTCCTTATCTTCAAAAACTCCAAAAGGAAGGGGAAAGTGGAAGAAAAACCATCAATCAGATTACCCGTTGGTTGACCATCGGTATCTGTATTGTTCAAGCGCCCGCTTATTTGTACGGTCTTGGTGCCCTAGGTGTGCCTGACAGTGCATTTGTTTTGGGCAAAGGTTTGGATTTTATCGTTCCAGCAGTTATCATATTGGTAACAGGATGTGTGTTTGCCATGTGGTTGGGTGAAAAAATCACCGATAAGGGAATCGGTAACGGTATCTCCCTTTTGATTATGGTGGGTATCATCGCAACATTGCCACAGGCATTTACTCAGGAATTTGTTTCTAGAACGACCAATAATACAGGTGGAATCATGTTCATGTTGATCGAGGTCATCATTTGGTTCTTGGTCATCTTGGCCAGTGTGTATTTGACAATGGCGGTGAGACAGATTCCAGTGCAGTACGCTAGAAGAACAGCCTCTGGCGGATACGAAAAGAACGTAATGGGAGCACGACAGTACATTCCGCTAAAACTGAATGCATCTGGAGTAATGCCCATCATCTTTGCACAAGCGATTATGTTTGCACCAAGTTTAATAGGTAGAACATTTAATGATACCGCTGCCGGACAGTGGATGGAAGTACAGTTTGCTGATATCTTTGGACTGGCGTACAATATCCTTTTCGCGGTATTGATCATCATATTCACCTACTTCTACACAGCGATTACCGTGCCTACCAATAAAATGGCCGATGATTTGAAAAGAAGTGGAGGATTTATTCCAGGTATCCGCCCAGGAAAGGAAACTGGCAACTACTTGGATAAAATCATGTCGCTCATCACCTTGCCCGGTTCCATCTTTTTGGCGCTGTTGGCCGTATTGCCGGCTGTTGTGGTAAAACTGATGGACGTACAGGCCGGATGGGCATTGTTTTATGGAGGTACATCACTGTTGATTATGGTCGGTGTAGCTATAGATACAGTACAGCAAGTTAATTCGTATTTGTTGAACAGGCATTATGACGGATTGATGAAAACCGGAAAGAACAGAAAAGTAGCATAA
- the rplO gene encoding 50S ribosomal protein L15, with amino-acid sequence MDLNNLKPADGAVHKEGKRVGRGEGSGKGGTATRGHKGAKSRSGYSKKIGFEGGQMPLQRRVPKFGFNNRNRKEYTGVNLGKLQELVDKGAVKNEVTLQTLMDNGLAHKNDLVKILGDGELKASLKVSVHKFTASAKAAIESAGGEAISL; translated from the coding sequence ATGGATTTGAATAATCTTAAACCAGCGGATGGCGCTGTGCACAAAGAAGGAAAACGTGTAGGACGAGGAGAAGGTTCCGGTAAAGGAGGAACTGCTACCCGTGGGCACAAAGGAGCCAAGTCTAGATCTGGATATTCCAAAAAGATTGGTTTCGAAGGTGGTCAGATGCCATTGCAAAGACGTGTACCCAAATTCGGTTTCAATAACAGGAACAGAAAAGAGTACACAGGAGTCAATTTGGGCAAACTACAGGAATTGGTGGACAAAGGAGCCGTGAAAAACGAGGTTACCTTGCAAACACTAATGGACAACGGTTTGGCCCACAAAAACGATTTGGTAAAGATATTGGGCGATGGCGAATTGAAAGCCTCCCTAAAAGTATCCGTACATAAATTTACCGCTTCCGCCAAAGCTGCCATCGAGTCAGCAGGAGGTGAGGCGATAAGTTTATAA
- the rpmD gene encoding 50S ribosomal protein L30, with the protein MSKIKVKQVKSGIKKPQDQKRTLEALGLKKIGQVVEHEATPSILGMVNKVKHLVSTEEA; encoded by the coding sequence ATGTCAAAGATAAAAGTAAAGCAAGTAAAGAGCGGTATCAAAAAACCACAGGACCAAAAAAGGACCTTGGAAGCTCTTGGATTGAAAAAAATCGGACAGGTAGTTGAGCACGAAGCGACTCCCAGTATCCTTGGAATGGTAAATAAGGTAAAACACTTGGTTTCCACAGAGGAAGCTTAA
- the rpsE gene encoding 30S ribosomal protein S5 — MYQNYKNVEIVKPGGLELKDRLVGVQRVTKVTKGGRAFGFSAIVVVGDENGVVGHGLGKSKEVATAIAKAIEDAKKNLVRIPLNKATLPHEQKGKFGGARVYIKPASHGTGVIAGGAVRAVLEAVGVQDVLSKSQGSSNPHNVVKATFDALLQLRSADTVAKQRGVSLEKVFKG, encoded by the coding sequence ATGTACCAGAATTACAAGAACGTAGAGATAGTTAAGCCAGGTGGACTGGAGTTGAAAGACCGTTTGGTTGGAGTGCAAAGGGTTACCAAGGTAACAAAAGGAGGTAGAGCCTTTGGTTTTTCAGCAATAGTTGTGGTAGGTGACGAGAACGGAGTAGTTGGACATGGTCTGGGTAAATCCAAAGAAGTTGCTACGGCTATCGCCAAAGCCATCGAGGATGCCAAAAAGAACTTGGTTCGCATTCCATTGAACAAGGCTACCCTGCCTCACGAGCAAAAAGGAAAGTTCGGTGGTGCACGGGTATACATTAAGCCTGCATCCCATGGTACCGGGGTTATCGCCGGTGGTGCCGTAAGGGCCGTATTGGAAGCCGTGGGTGTTCAGGATGTATTGTCCAAGTCCCAAGGTTCTTCTAACCCGCACAATGTGGTAAAAGCTACTTTTGACGCCTTGTTGCAATTGAGAAGTGCCGATACTGTGGCAAAACAAAGAGGAGTTTCTTTGGAAAAAGTCTTTAAAGGATAA
- the rplR gene encoding 50S ribosomal protein L18 yields MGLSKTERKLRIRRRIRKVSFGTEARPRLSVFRSNKEIYAQLIDDNKGVTLAAASSRDKDVDSKGTKSEIATNVGKAIAEKALKLGVDAVAFDRGGNLYHGRVKSLAEGAREAGLKF; encoded by the coding sequence ATGGGATTATCTAAGACTGAAAGGAAATTACGCATCCGAAGAAGAATACGCAAAGTATCCTTCGGAACTGAAGCAAGACCAAGGTTGTCTGTTTTCAGGAGCAATAAAGAAATATACGCCCAGTTGATTGACGACAATAAAGGTGTAACTTTGGCGGCGGCTTCGTCCAGGGACAAAGATGTCGATTCCAAAGGGACCAAGTCCGAAATCGCGACAAACGTGGGCAAGGCCATAGCCGAAAAGGCCCTTAAGCTTGGTGTTGACGCCGTTGCTTTTGATAGGGGAGGAAACCTATATCACGGAAGAGTAAAATCATTGGCTGAAGGAGCTAGGGAAGCCGGACTAAAATTTTAA
- the rplF gene encoding 50S ribosomal protein L6, with protein sequence MSRIGNSPVKIPEGVTVEVKDSLVTVKGKLGELTQEFSGIDVKVEDGSVVLERPSDDNNHKAKHGLYRALINNMVEGVTNGWTKELELVGVGYRASNQGQKLDLALGFSHNIVLDIAPEVKIETISEKGKNPIVKLTSHDKQLVGQVAAKIRSFRKPEPYKGKGVKFVGEQLRRKAGKSA encoded by the coding sequence ATGTCTAGAATAGGTAACAGTCCAGTTAAAATTCCTGAGGGAGTCACTGTAGAAGTGAAGGATTCCTTGGTTACTGTAAAAGGTAAATTGGGAGAGCTTACACAAGAGTTTTCAGGAATTGACGTAAAAGTCGAGGACGGAAGTGTTGTTTTGGAAAGACCTTCCGATGATAACAATCACAAAGCAAAGCATGGGTTATACCGCGCTCTTATCAATAATATGGTAGAAGGTGTGACCAATGGTTGGACCAAGGAATTGGAATTGGTTGGAGTTGGTTACAGAGCCAGCAACCAAGGACAGAAATTGGATTTGGCCCTAGGATTTTCTCATAACATCGTTTTGGACATCGCTCCAGAAGTGAAAATTGAGACCATCTCCGAAAAAGGGAAAAACCCTATCGTAAAACTAACGTCTCATGACAAACAATTGGTGGGCCAAGTTGCTGCCAAAATCAGATCCTTCCGTAAGCCAGAGCCTTACAAAGGAAAAGGTGTGAAGTTTGTTGGTGAGCAATTAAGAAGAAAAGCAGGTAAATCAGCTTAA
- the rpsH gene encoding 30S ribosomal protein S8: MLTDPISDYLTRLRNANKAGHRVVNIPGSNLKRQITKILFDQGYILSYKFEENEVQGNIKIALKYDKFTKEPIIKKLQRVSKPGLRKYSSSNDLPRVLNGLGIAIVSTSHGVMTSKQAQQENVGGEVLCYVY, from the coding sequence ATGCTTACAGATCCAATTTCAGATTATTTGACCAGATTGAGAAATGCCAATAAGGCAGGTCATAGGGTTGTAAATATCCCAGGTTCCAATCTTAAGAGACAGATTACCAAAATATTGTTCGATCAAGGCTATATTTTGAGCTACAAGTTCGAGGAAAACGAAGTACAGGGCAATATCAAAATCGCCTTGAAGTACGATAAATTTACCAAGGAGCCTATCATTAAAAAATTGCAGCGGGTAAGTAAGCCCGGTCTGCGAAAGTATTCAAGCTCTAACGATTTGCCTAGGGTATTGAACGGATTGGGCATCGCCATCGTTTCCACTTCCCACGGAGTTATGACGAGCAAGCAGGCCCAGCAAGAGAACGTAGGTGGCGAGGTATTGTGCTACGTATATTAA
- the rpsN gene encoding 30S ribosomal protein S14 gives MAKESMKARERKRAKMVEKYAEKRKALKEAGDYEALQKLPKNASPVRMRNRCKLTGRPRGYMRTFGISRVMFREMANKGLIPGVKKASW, from the coding sequence ATGGCCAAGGAATCAATGAAAGCCCGCGAAAGAAAAAGGGCTAAAATGGTAGAAAAATACGCCGAGAAAAGAAAGGCGCTAAAGGAAGCGGGAGATTATGAGGCTTTGCAAAAGTTGCCAAAGAATGCTTCTCCTGTGCGCATGAGGAACCGTTGCAAATTGACCGGTAGACCTCGTGGATACATGAGAACTTTTGGTATATCCAGGGTAATGTTCAGGGAAATGGCCAACAAAGGCTTGATTCCCGGTGTTAAGAAGGCAAGTTGGTAA
- the rplE gene encoding 50S ribosomal protein L5, which yields MSYIPRLKQEYKERVIKALTEEFGYKNVMQVPKLQKIVVSRGVGAAVSDKKLIDHAVDELTNITGQKAVATLSKKDVATFKLRKGMPIGAKVTLRGERMYEFLDRLITTALPRVRDFSGVKATGFDGRGNYNLGVTEQIIFPEINIDRINRINGMDITFVTTAETDKEAKSLLTELGIPFKKN from the coding sequence ATGAGTTACATTCCAAGATTAAAGCAAGAATATAAAGAGCGTGTGATCAAGGCGCTGACCGAAGAATTTGGTTACAAGAACGTAATGCAGGTTCCTAAGTTGCAAAAGATTGTGGTAAGCCGAGGTGTCGGTGCTGCTGTGTCCGATAAAAAACTTATCGACCATGCCGTTGACGAGTTGACCAACATAACAGGTCAGAAAGCGGTAGCTACCCTTTCCAAAAAAGACGTCGCCACGTTCAAATTGAGAAAAGGAATGCCAATTGGTGCAAAAGTGACCCTTAGGGGAGAACGTATGTACGAGTTTTTGGATAGATTGATCACAACTGCCCTTCCAAGGGTACGTGATTTCTCCGGAGTGAAAGCCACTGGTTTTGATGGTAGAGGTAACTACAATTTGGGTGTTACCGAACAAATCATCTTCCCTGAGATCAATATCGACAGAATCAACAGGATCAACGGAATGGACATTACGTTCGTTACCACAGCTGAGACTGATAAAGAAGCAAAATCATTGTTAACCGAACTGGGAATACCCTTTAAAAAGAACTAG
- the rplX gene encoding 50S ribosomal protein L24 yields MKLKIKTGDTVRVIAGDHKGSEGKVLRVDREKNKAIVEGVNEVSKHEKPSANNPQGGITKKEAPMHISNLSLIDPKSGEATRVGYEVRDGKKVRVSKKSNEVI; encoded by the coding sequence ATGAAGTTGAAAATAAAAACAGGGGATACGGTAAGAGTCATTGCGGGAGACCACAAAGGCAGCGAAGGTAAAGTACTTCGTGTAGACCGTGAAAAGAACAAAGCTATCGTGGAAGGCGTCAACGAGGTGTCCAAACACGAAAAGCCAAGTGCGAACAATCCTCAAGGAGGCATAACAAAAAAGGAAGCTCCGATGCACATTTCCAATCTTTCCTTGATCGACCCAAAATCTGGTGAGGCAACTCGCGTAGGGTACGAAGTAAGGGACGGAAAGAAAGTGCGTGTTTCCAAAAAATCCAATGAAGTAATTTAG
- the rplN gene encoding 50S ribosomal protein L14: protein MVQQESRLRVADNTGAKEVLTIRVLGGTKRRYASVGDKIVVTVKEATPNGTVKKGSVSTAVVVRTKKEVRRPDGSYIRFDDNACVLLNPTGEMRGTRVFGPVARELRDRQFMKIVSLAPEVL from the coding sequence ATGGTACAGCAAGAATCAAGATTAAGGGTTGCGGACAATACCGGTGCAAAAGAAGTTTTGACCATCCGCGTACTAGGAGGAACTAAAAGAAGATACGCTTCCGTAGGTGACAAAATTGTTGTTACCGTAAAAGAGGCTACTCCAAACGGTACTGTAAAAAAAGGTTCAGTTTCTACGGCGGTTGTTGTAAGGACCAAGAAAGAAGTAAGAAGACCTGATGGTTCTTACATCCGTTTCGACGATAACGCATGCGTGTTGTTGAACCCAACCGGGGAGATGAGAGGAACCCGTGTGTTTGGCCCTGTTGCGAGAGAGTTGAGGGACAGACAATTCATGAAGATTGTTTCATTGGCGCCTGAAGTGCTATAA
- the rpsQ gene encoding 30S ribosomal protein S17 has protein sequence MENRNLRKERIGVVTSNKMEKSIVVSEVKRMKHPMYGKFVLKTKKYVAHDEKNDCNEGDTVKIMETRPLSKTKCWRLVEILERAK, from the coding sequence ATGGAAAACAGAAATTTAAGAAAAGAAAGAATAGGCGTTGTTACCAGCAACAAAATGGAGAAATCGATAGTGGTTTCTGAGGTAAAACGAATGAAGCACCCTATGTACGGGAAGTTCGTTTTGAAGACCAAAAAATATGTTGCGCACGACGAAAAGAACGATTGCAACGAAGGTGATACCGTCAAAATAATGGAAACACGACCATTGAGCAAAACAAAATGCTGGAGGTTGGTAGAAATCCTAGAAAGAGCTAAATAA
- the rpmC gene encoding 50S ribosomal protein L29 — translation MRQSEIKELSIEELKERLAEFKKQHADLKMAHAVTPLENPLQIRKTRRTVARLATELTKRELQ, via the coding sequence ATGAGACAATCAGAAATAAAAGAACTTTCAATTGAAGAGCTAAAGGAGCGATTGGCAGAGTTCAAAAAACAACATGCCGATCTTAAAATGGCGCACGCTGTTACACCTTTGGAAAATCCTTTACAGATCAGAAAGACTAGAAGGACGGTAGCAAGACTTGCAACTGAATTAACTAAAAGGGAATTACAATAA
- the rplP gene encoding 50S ribosomal protein L16 encodes MLQPKRTKFRKAQKGRMKGISQRGHQLSNGMFGIKSLDSHFITSRQIEAARIAATRYMKRQGQLWIKIFPDKPITKKPLEVRMGKGKGAPEYWVAVVKPGRIMFEIAGVPMDVAQEALRLAAQKLPVKTKFVVARDYSA; translated from the coding sequence ATGTTACAGCCAAAAAGAACAAAATTTCGTAAGGCCCAGAAAGGGCGTATGAAGGGAATTTCCCAAAGAGGCCACCAACTTTCCAATGGAATGTTCGGTATCAAGTCCTTGGATTCTCACTTCATTACTTCCCGTCAAATCGAGGCTGCACGTATCGCTGCGACAAGATACATGAAGAGACAAGGTCAGTTGTGGATCAAAATATTCCCGGACAAGCCTATCACCAAAAAGCCTCTTGAGGTACGTATGGGTAAAGGTAAAGGAGCTCCGGAATATTGGGTGGCCGTGGTTAAACCTGGTCGTATCATGTTCGAAATTGCCGGTGTGCCCATGGACGTTGCACAAGAAGCCTTGAGGCTTGCAGCGCAAAAGTTACCGGTAAAGACCAAGTTTGTCGTAGCAAGGGATTATTCCGCCTAA